Genomic DNA from Lactuca sativa cultivar Salinas chromosome 8, Lsat_Salinas_v11, whole genome shotgun sequence:
AAATCAACCTCACAAAAATATGGGTTGCTGTTTAACCACCACTGCCGCCACCGCCGCCGCCGCTGCCGCACACGACTCCAAAACCAGCTCAAAACGCCGTGATGCTCCTCCATCGTTGCCATTTGAAGAAGAAACAGTGAAAGAAGTCCTCTCAGAAATTCCAGTCGCCTCCAAAAAACCATCGCCGTTGATCAGTTCCTCCCCAACAAAAATCACCGCCGACTACCAACAGATTCCTCATCCCGAACACGATTTTAAGTCTAAAAACGCTGTCGTTCAGTTGACCAAGAACCCAATTGAAGAAAATGCTTCTGAGATCTCGTCGGAGATGTATACTTACAGTGCGAGCTTTTCCGCTGCAACGACGACGACGACGATCGGAACCGGAACAATCGATGAAGATGGAGAAGTTACCCAGAAAGTAAAAAAGCTTCCACCTGCCAAGATGGTGTCGAGAAGACAGCCGACGAACTATTCCGGCGAACGCGCCACTAGGAAAGAAAGAGCCATTAGGCCTCCGGCTAGAAGATCAGCCGTTCCATCCACGGATAAAAAACCCCACTTTCCGTCCAGAAATGTAACCACTGCACAACGCCACGGAAACGTGGTACCATCCAGTGTCATCCGACGTGAACCTCCAGCTCGGAGATCGAGATCGCCGGCGTTGCGGGGGGAAGCAGGAAAACTTACGAAAGTTAGGGAGAGAAGTCCTGTTCAGAAGTCCGGCAACCGGGTACCGGTGACCATGACTGAGAATAATGGAAATGTTAAGTTAAAGAAGATTAAAGGCGGTGGCGATGGCGGTGGCGTGCCGGAGCCGGAGGAGCCGGGGACATGTGAATCGCTGGAGAATCC
This window encodes:
- the LOC111883203 gene encoding uncharacterized protein LOC111883203; translated protein: MGCCLTTTAATAAAAAAHDSKTSSKRRDAPPSLPFEEETVKEVLSEIPVASKKPSPLISSSPTKITADYQQIPHPEHDFKSKNAVVQLTKNPIEENASEISSEMYTYSASFSAATTTTTIGTGTIDEDGEVTQKVKKLPPAKMVSRRQPTNYSGERATRKERAIRPPARRSAVPSTDKKPHFPSRNVTTAQRHGNVVPSSVIRREPPARRSRSPALRGEAGKLTKVRERSPVQKSGNRVPVTMTENNGNVKLKKIKGGGDGGGVPEPEEPGTCESLENPRVSLECFIFL